In the genome of Natronomonas salina, the window CATCACGCGGACGGTCGGCGACGGCATCTACCAGCTCGACGAGCGGGGTCGGTTCGTCCGGATCAACCAGGCGGTCGAGGACGTGACCGGCTACGACCGCGAGGAGCTCCTCGGCGAGAGCGCGCGGCTCGTGCTCACCGACGAGAGCTACCGGCGGACCGAACGGCGGATACGCGAACTCCTGGGATCCGAGGAGAACATCGCCAGTCAGGAGATGACCCTGGTCACCGCCGACGGCGAGGAGATACCGGTCGAGAACCGCCTGGCGGTACTGGAGTCCGACGGGGAGTTCCTCGGGTCCGCGGGCATCGTCCGCGACATCACCGAGCGGAAGCGACGGGAACGGCAGCTCCGGAGCCAGCGCGACGAACTCGAGCGGCTCGACCGCATCAACGGTATCATCCGCGACACCATCCGGACGCTGGTGAGCGCCTCGGACCGGGCGGAGATCGTCGAGGCGGTCTGTGAGCGGCTGGGGGACTCGGACGCGTACCTCGCCGCCTGGATCGGCGACCGCGACCCCTCGAACGACGGCATCGAGCCGGTGGCCCGCGCGGGCGTCGACGCGGCGGCCCTCGAAGGCCACATCGAAGGAACCGACGGTCTCGTCGACGGCGAGTCGCCGTTCCGGACCGGCGAGGTGGCCGTGTCGGACGTCGCCACGGACGACCCACTTCCCACTGCCCTC includes:
- a CDS encoding PAS domain S-box protein, producing MTAGSGGEDGVAESQWFDAITRTVGDGIYQLDERGRFVRINQAVEDVTGYDREELLGESARLVLTDESYRRTERRIRELLGSEENIASQEMTLVTADGEEIPVENRLAVLESDGEFLGSAGIVRDITERKRRERQLRSQRDELERLDRINGIIRDTIRTLVSASDRAEIVEAVCERLGDSDAYLAAWIGDRDPSNDGIEPVARAGVDAAALEGHIEGTDGLVDGESPFRTGEVAVSDVATDDPLPTALGAPEALSAAAIPLGYGDPSTARCTSTPTVRTASGTGSSRCSGSSARPSGSR